A genomic window from Hyla sarda isolate aHylSar1 chromosome 10, aHylSar1.hap1, whole genome shotgun sequence includes:
- the LOC130294491 gene encoding probable G-protein coupled receptor 33 codes for MSTQPTSNFNVSATNGATLQMSSSAFNLTSATLLFLTFGFGLVVNTLYLWVLWSRMSRTVNTTLFFHLILTNLMVTIVFPFAAVYFIMEPHWVFGPFLCKLINSFMSLGMYVAVFLLTIISVDRYCLVFYPHVHKRFMSPRSASVTCLLFWVLAVGLTSPYLVFRQIRYEDNVTICHNDYTLSRKWSEKRVKWVLFSVRLAMGFVIPFSIITFCYVKIFIKMKKERLARSSRPYRIILIAILSFLVSWTPYHIWYGMSAEKDKFPKSVLSSLQVLSICLMCINSSFTPLLYLFIVESFKNMFKKSILAIIELVVNETFTSTNV; via the coding sequence ATGTCAACTCAGCCGACCTCCAACTTTAACGTCAGCGCAACTAATGGAGCGACCCTGCAGATGTCCTCCTCAGCCTTCAACCTAACTTCGGCCACACTCTTATTTTTGACCTTTGGTTTCGGACTTGTGGTGAACACTTTGTACCTCTGGGTGCTTTGGTCCAGGATGAGCAGAACTGTTAACACCACCTTGTTTTTCCACCTAATTTTGACCAACCTGATGGTCACCATTGTGTTCCCTTTTGCCGCAGTTTATTTCATCATGGAACCACACTGGGTGTTTGGCCCCTTCCTATGTAAGCTCATTAACTCTTTCATGTCTCTAGGCATGTACGTGGCCGTGTTTCTCCTGACCATCATCAGTGTGGATCGATACTGCTTGGTCTTCTACCCACATGTACACAAAAGGTTCATGAGCCCTCGTTCCGCTTCCGTTACATGCCTTCTATTTTGGGTTTTGGCTGTTGGCCTTACAAGTCCATACTTGGTATTTCGTCAAATCAGATATGAGGACAATGTTACCATCTGCCACAATGACTACACTCTCTCAAGGAAGTGGAGCGAGAAGAGGGTGAAGTGGGTCCTATTCAGCGTTCGCTTAGCCATGGGCTTCGTGATTCCTTTTTCCAttattacattttgttatgtcaAGATATTCATCAAGATGAAGAAGGAACGTCTCGCACGGTCCAGTAGACCTTACAGAATCATCTTAATCGCTATTCTATCTTTCTTAGTCTCCTGGACACCTTATCATATATGGTATGGAATGAGTGCTGAGAAGGACAAGTTTCCGAAAAGTGTCTTGAGTTCATTGCAAGTATTATCAATATGTCTGATGTGcatcaacagcagctttactcCGCTTCTTTATTTGTTCATTGTGGAGAGTTTCAAGAACATGTTTAAGAAGTCTATCCTGGCCATCATTGAGTTAGTGGTCAATGAGACGTTTACCTCTACCAATGTGTAA
- the LOC130293775 gene encoding probable G-protein coupled receptor 33 isoform X1, translated as MALEEDTMTPNMPSSFHFNTSEGFTHQTISAIKLTSAAFLLVTFVFGLVMNTLYLWVLTFRTRRSVNSTWFFHLILGNLLFTLSIPFFTAYVIMKPRWIFGLYMCKIINSVISLDMYVTVFILIVISIDRYCLVFHPIWYRRYMNPKIATVICLLLWFLALLLTSPYFLFRQVKYENNVTICENDYTLSGRWNRQRVKWIMFTTRLFLGLIIPFAVITSCYLKIIIKISKDNMARSNKPYRVICIAIISFFVSWTPYHMWYGMSSDQDRFPESLLNVLQMLTNCFACLNSCFTPVLYLFTVENFKTMFRRSLLDFIELVFNETISSANRSIDEKREQQSLSKEEKT; from the exons ATGGCCCTGGAGGAG GACACGATGACCCCTAACATGCCATCGAGCTTTCATTTCAACACAAGTGAAGGATTCACCCATCAGACAATTTCGGCCATCAAGTTGACCTCAGCCGCGTTTTTGCTGGTCACCTTCGTGTTCGGATTGGTCATGAACACTTTATACCTCTGGGTTCTCACCTTCAGGACTAGAAGAAGTGTAAACTCCACCTGGTTTTTCCATCTTATTTTGGGCAATCTCCTTTTTACCCTTTCCATTCCTTTTTTCACCGCTTATGTTATTATGAAGCCACGGTGGATATTTGGACTGTATATGTGCAAAATTATTAACTCTGTCATTTCCCTAGACATGTATGTGACCGTATTTATTCTCATAGTGATCAGCATTGACCGCTACTGCTTGGTCTTTCACCCGATCTGGTACAGGAGATACATGAACCCAAAAATTGCTACGGTAATCTGCCTCCTTTTGTGGTTTTTGGCTCTTTTGTTGACCTCTCCTTACTTTTTATTTCGGCAAGTGAAATATGAGAATAATGTTACCATCTGTGAAAATGACTATACTCTCTCAGGACGGTGGAATAGGCAGCGTGTAAAGTGGATTATGTTCACCACCCGCTTGTTTTTGGGTTTGATCATTCCTTTTGCAGTCATTACGTCATGTTATCTGAAAATCATCATCAAGATAAGCAAAGACAATATGGCGAGGTCTAACAAACCCTACAGGGTAATCTGCATTGCCATAATATCGTTTTTCGTCTCATGGACACCTTACCACATGTGGTACGGGATGAGTTCTGACCAAGACCGGTTCCCCGAAAGTCTCCTCAATGTACTACAAATGCTTACAAATTGTTTCGCTTGCTTAAATAGTTGTTTCACTCCAGTACTTTATCTGTTCACTGTAGAGAACTTTAAAACGATGTTCAGAAGGTCTCTTCTGGATTTCATTGAGTTGGTCTTCAACGAAACCATTAGCTCAGCCAACCGGAGTATTGACGAAAAAAGAGAACAACAGTCCTTATCAAAGGAGGAGAAGACTTAA
- the LOC130293775 gene encoding probable G-protein coupled receptor 33 isoform X2 → MTPNMPSSFHFNTSEGFTHQTISAIKLTSAAFLLVTFVFGLVMNTLYLWVLTFRTRRSVNSTWFFHLILGNLLFTLSIPFFTAYVIMKPRWIFGLYMCKIINSVISLDMYVTVFILIVISIDRYCLVFHPIWYRRYMNPKIATVICLLLWFLALLLTSPYFLFRQVKYENNVTICENDYTLSGRWNRQRVKWIMFTTRLFLGLIIPFAVITSCYLKIIIKISKDNMARSNKPYRVICIAIISFFVSWTPYHMWYGMSSDQDRFPESLLNVLQMLTNCFACLNSCFTPVLYLFTVENFKTMFRRSLLDFIELVFNETISSANRSIDEKREQQSLSKEEKT, encoded by the coding sequence ATGACCCCTAACATGCCATCGAGCTTTCATTTCAACACAAGTGAAGGATTCACCCATCAGACAATTTCGGCCATCAAGTTGACCTCAGCCGCGTTTTTGCTGGTCACCTTCGTGTTCGGATTGGTCATGAACACTTTATACCTCTGGGTTCTCACCTTCAGGACTAGAAGAAGTGTAAACTCCACCTGGTTTTTCCATCTTATTTTGGGCAATCTCCTTTTTACCCTTTCCATTCCTTTTTTCACCGCTTATGTTATTATGAAGCCACGGTGGATATTTGGACTGTATATGTGCAAAATTATTAACTCTGTCATTTCCCTAGACATGTATGTGACCGTATTTATTCTCATAGTGATCAGCATTGACCGCTACTGCTTGGTCTTTCACCCGATCTGGTACAGGAGATACATGAACCCAAAAATTGCTACGGTAATCTGCCTCCTTTTGTGGTTTTTGGCTCTTTTGTTGACCTCTCCTTACTTTTTATTTCGGCAAGTGAAATATGAGAATAATGTTACCATCTGTGAAAATGACTATACTCTCTCAGGACGGTGGAATAGGCAGCGTGTAAAGTGGATTATGTTCACCACCCGCTTGTTTTTGGGTTTGATCATTCCTTTTGCAGTCATTACGTCATGTTATCTGAAAATCATCATCAAGATAAGCAAAGACAATATGGCGAGGTCTAACAAACCCTACAGGGTAATCTGCATTGCCATAATATCGTTTTTCGTCTCATGGACACCTTACCACATGTGGTACGGGATGAGTTCTGACCAAGACCGGTTCCCCGAAAGTCTCCTCAATGTACTACAAATGCTTACAAATTGTTTCGCTTGCTTAAATAGTTGTTTCACTCCAGTACTTTATCTGTTCACTGTAGAGAACTTTAAAACGATGTTCAGAAGGTCTCTTCTGGATTTCATTGAGTTGGTCTTCAACGAAACCATTAGCTCAGCCAACCGGAGTATTGACGAAAAAAGAGAACAACAGTCCTTATCAAAGGAGGAGAAGACTTAA